The following are encoded in a window of Brevibacillus sp. DP1.3A genomic DNA:
- a CDS encoding RNA 2'-phosphotransferase: MDYQKLSKELSYALRHAPHEYELELDEQGWVPIKQLLLSLHEQRKWRAVTEEDLHTMIALSEKKRHEINQGKIRALYGHSVPQKIQKEEKEPPAYLFHGTPQRFLDSIFASGLVPKGRQYVHLSEDVQTAQQVGKRRDDHPVLLRIDARQAWQDGVRFYHGNELVWLADHVQKEYISIYQK, encoded by the coding sequence ATGGATTATCAAAAATTGAGTAAAGAATTGTCCTATGCGCTTCGTCATGCCCCCCATGAATATGAGCTTGAGTTAGACGAACAAGGATGGGTACCTATCAAACAATTGCTTTTGTCACTTCATGAACAGCGCAAGTGGCGAGCGGTTACCGAAGAAGATTTACATACGATGATTGCGTTATCCGAAAAAAAGCGCCATGAGATCAATCAAGGCAAAATTCGCGCCCTTTATGGACATTCAGTGCCGCAAAAGATCCAAAAGGAAGAAAAAGAACCGCCTGCGTATCTTTTTCATGGCACGCCGCAAAGATTCCTCGATTCTATTTTTGCTAGCGGGCTTGTTCCAAAAGGAAGACAGTATGTGCATCTGTCTGAAGACGTCCAAACAGCCCAGCAGGTTGGGAAAAGACGAGACGATCATCCCGTACTTTTGCGAATCGATGCGAGGCAAGCTTGGCAAGATGGTGTGAGGTTTTACCATGGAAATGAGCTCGTTTGGTTAGCAGATCACGTGCAAAAAGAGTACATTTCTATCTATCAGAAGTAG
- a CDS encoding nucleotidyltransferase domain-containing protein — translation MREIILEKLKEIEQAHDLKVLFAVESGSRAWGFPSKDSDYDVRFVYVKKPEWYLSIDDKRDVVEVPINDLLDINGWDIRKALKLFRKSNPPLQEWLVSDIVYLDTLGFRDELERLQGEVFSPKASLHHYLSMAKGNFRDYLQGEQVKIKKYFYVLRPILACIWIETYHTNPPIGFDRLVTELITDSTLKGKISELLQRKIAGDELNLEPRIEELHHFIEDQIERLTALTSQYTNDLEDPTDKLDEVFRKYLHRAWLINSL, via the coding sequence TTGAGAGAGATCATCTTGGAAAAGTTAAAAGAAATCGAGCAAGCGCATGACTTAAAAGTATTGTTCGCCGTTGAATCAGGAAGTCGGGCATGGGGATTTCCATCCAAAGATAGCGATTATGATGTACGGTTTGTCTATGTGAAGAAGCCAGAATGGTATTTGTCCATTGACGACAAACGGGATGTTGTAGAAGTACCGATCAATGACCTTTTAGATATAAACGGCTGGGATATTCGAAAAGCGCTTAAGCTATTTCGAAAATCGAATCCGCCCCTACAAGAATGGCTTGTATCAGACATTGTTTATCTCGATACACTTGGCTTTCGAGATGAACTGGAAAGGTTGCAAGGGGAAGTATTTTCGCCAAAGGCTTCCTTGCATCATTACCTCAGTATGGCAAAAGGGAATTTTCGGGACTATCTGCAAGGGGAGCAAGTCAAAATCAAAAAATACTTTTATGTGTTACGCCCGATTCTCGCATGCATCTGGATCGAAACGTATCATACGAATCCCCCCATTGGATTTGATCGGTTAGTTACAGAGCTGATAACCGATTCTACGTTAAAAGGTAAAATTTCTGAGCTGCTCCAAAGAAAAATAGCTGGGGATGAGTTGAACTTGGAGCCAAGGATCGAAGAGCTTCACCATTTTATTGAGGATCAAATAGAGCGTCTGACTGCACTGACTAGCCAATATACAAATGATCTGGAGGACCCAACAGACAAGCTGGATGAGGTATTTCGGAAGTATTTGCACAGGGCGTGGCTAATCAATTCGTTATGA
- a CDS encoding low molecular weight protein tyrosine phosphatase family protein, protein MKLLFICSRNKWRSLTAEKIFHGINDYDVRSAGTETGARIKVTSGLIGWADLIFCMEKKHVRRLQEKFSLELMDKRIICLGIPDEYIYMDEELIEILKSSVSAYIEIPD, encoded by the coding sequence ATGAAGCTACTGTTCATTTGCAGCAGAAATAAATGGAGGAGCTTAACGGCAGAAAAGATTTTTCATGGGATCAATGACTATGATGTAAGATCAGCAGGTACTGAAACTGGGGCCCGTATTAAAGTAACAAGTGGCCTTATTGGATGGGCTGATCTTATTTTTTGTATGGAGAAAAAACATGTAAGGCGGTTACAAGAAAAGTTTAGCTTGGAACTGATGGATAAAAGGATCATTTGCTTGGGTATCCCCGATGAATACATATACATGGATGAGGAACTGATCGAGATATTAAAATCGAGTGTTTCCGCATATATAGAGATTCCGGATTAA
- a CDS encoding NADAR family protein, translating into MKDHIRKGIKQPLEIHFDQPDKPYGCFSNFSSHPVELEGELWTTLEHYLQAKKFLGTTQEKEIMRKALQAKVEQYPVIREILLSTGDATLIDCTSNDSDVLGRLWMEVRKSLDGYQPHFYLPPWIVFPEEHPYSLCWRMGFGEDYLMHYWPWLEEMSVDARKEYDAYFPVPEEWQFEDLDEEEE; encoded by the coding sequence ATGAAGGATCATATCCGAAAAGGTATAAAGCAACCTCTCGAAATTCACTTTGATCAACCAGATAAACCATACGGCTGCTTCTCCAATTTCTCTAGTCACCCAGTAGAGTTGGAAGGGGAACTTTGGACAACTTTGGAACACTATCTGCAAGCCAAGAAATTTTTAGGGACTACCCAAGAAAAAGAGATCATGCGCAAGGCATTACAAGCAAAAGTAGAACAGTACCCTGTCATTCGTGAAATTCTGCTCTCTACTGGGGATGCCACCTTAATCGATTGTACGAGCAACGATTCAGACGTACTAGGAAGATTATGGATGGAAGTGCGTAAAAGCCTAGATGGGTACCAACCGCATTTCTATTTGCCGCCATGGATTGTGTTTCCAGAAGAGCATCCTTATAGTTTGTGTTGGCGGATGGGATTTGGTGAGGACTATCTCATGCATTATTGGCCATGGCTAGAGGAAATGAGTGTGGATGCCAGGAAAGAGTATGACGCTTATTTTCCGGTACCAGAGGAATGGCAGTTTGAAGATTTGGATGAGGAGGAAGAATGA